In Acidobacteriota bacterium, one genomic interval encodes:
- a CDS encoding DinB family protein: MEDFERRRFFETLATTPQTLKAALKGLSKKVLLWTPAPGKWSILEILCHMRDMEREAYIERYTRILAENEPALPNLDGEAFAILRAYRSQKAPEVVREWVALRRQTLQLLRKAGKAQWARAGVHATAGRLTMEDIIQRHAVGNDEAHLRQIEAIKRRYTVLERLAASPAALAAALKGAPDDVLRRKAASGKWSMIEHAAHVRDIERVYQARFSQMAFGDKPSFWMLDNDRAAEALKYAEADPAEVAKEFKRLREDSIALLRALPHEGWQKTGLHPEAGEITVEQLAVRLADHDDSHLGKIKALRG, encoded by the coding sequence ATGGAAGACTTCGAACGCCGCCGCTTTTTCGAGACCCTCGCCACGACGCCGCAGACGCTCAAGGCCGCCCTCAAGGGGCTGTCGAAGAAGGTCCTCCTCTGGACGCCCGCGCCCGGCAAGTGGTCCATCCTCGAGATCCTCTGCCACATGCGCGACATGGAGCGCGAGGCCTACATCGAGCGCTACACGCGCATCCTCGCCGAAAACGAGCCGGCGCTGCCGAACCTCGACGGCGAGGCGTTCGCGATTCTCCGCGCGTATCGCAGCCAGAAGGCGCCCGAAGTCGTGCGCGAGTGGGTGGCGCTCCGCCGCCAGACGCTTCAGCTCCTGCGCAAGGCCGGCAAGGCCCAGTGGGCGCGCGCCGGGGTCCACGCGACCGCGGGCCGCCTCACGATGGAAGACATCATCCAGCGCCACGCGGTCGGGAACGACGAGGCGCACCTCCGCCAGATCGAGGCGATCAAGCGGCGCTACACGGTGCTCGAGCGGCTCGCCGCCTCGCCGGCCGCGCTGGCGGCGGCCCTCAAGGGCGCGCCGGACGACGTCCTCCGCCGCAAGGCCGCAAGCGGGAAGTGGTCGATGATCGAGCACGCCGCGCACGTCCGCGACATCGAGCGCGTCTACCAGGCCCGCTTCTCGCAGATGGCGTTCGGCGACAAGCCGTCGTTCTGGATGCTGGACAACGACCGCGCGGCGGAGGCTTTGAAGTACGCCGAGGCCGACCCTGCCGAGGTCGCCAAGGAGTTCAAGCGCCTGAGGGAGGACTCGATCGCGCTGCTGCGCGCGCTCCCGCACGAGGGCTGGCAGAAGACGGGGCTGCACCCGGAGGCGGGCGAGATCACGGTCGAACAGCTGGCCGTGCGCCTCGCGGACCACGACGACTCCCACCTCGGGAAGATCAAGGCTCTCCGAGGGTAG
- a CDS encoding carboxymuconolactone decarboxylase family protein translates to MDAYYKQEHLAHFASIAEGNKDLADKFFAWYGAVFADGALSAREKALIALAVAHAVQCPYCIDAYTQESLKNGADLEQMTEAVHVTAAIRGGASLVHGMQMLEHAKKASM, encoded by the coding sequence ATGGACGCTTATTACAAGCAGGAGCATCTCGCGCACTTCGCCTCGATCGCCGAGGGCAACAAGGACCTCGCGGACAAGTTCTTCGCCTGGTACGGCGCCGTCTTCGCCGACGGGGCGCTCTCGGCGCGGGAGAAGGCGCTCATCGCGCTCGCCGTGGCTCACGCGGTCCAGTGCCCGTACTGCATCGACGCGTACACGCAGGAGAGCCTGAAGAACGGGGCGGACCTCGAGCAGATGACCGAGGCCGTTCACGTCACGGCGGCGATCCGCGGGGGCGCGTCGCTCGTACACGGGATGCAGATGCTCGAGCACGCGAAGAAAGCCTCGATGTGA
- the arsS gene encoding arsenosugar biosynthesis radical SAM protein ArsS (Some members of this family are selenoproteins.) — protein sequence MTLSLHARGAPLAAPEKQIAAVEAVDLSASAHGGDFARALAASGRDALRPGPVEIFQINLGKLCNMTCRHCHVDAGPDRTDEMMDRATAEACLRALDRTGAHTVDLTGGAPELSLQFRYVVDEAAARGKHVIDRCNLTILLVPGLRDLPAWMGERGVEVVCSLPHWRKRGTDAQRGDGTWEKSLEALHLLNEAGYGAGDPRRRLTLVSNPVGAFLPANQHATEREWKEGLAHEHGIAFDRLIFLNNMPISRYLEWLESSGNLASYLELLVASFNPGTIDGLMCKNTLSIGWDGRVYDCDFNQMLDLPARGSSNGGFHVRDLDVSALAAREIVTRRHCFGCTAGAGSSCGGALEQA from the coding sequence GTGACGCTGTCGCTGCACGCGCGGGGCGCTCCGCTGGCCGCCCCGGAAAAGCAGATCGCCGCGGTCGAAGCCGTGGACCTGTCCGCCTCGGCGCACGGGGGCGACTTCGCCCGCGCGCTCGCGGCGAGCGGGCGGGACGCGCTGCGTCCGGGCCCGGTCGAGATCTTCCAGATCAACCTCGGCAAGCTCTGCAACATGACGTGCCGCCACTGCCACGTCGACGCCGGGCCGGACCGGACGGACGAGATGATGGACCGGGCGACGGCCGAGGCGTGCCTTCGCGCCCTCGACCGGACCGGCGCGCACACGGTCGACCTGACGGGCGGAGCCCCGGAGCTGAGCCTGCAGTTCCGGTACGTCGTCGACGAGGCTGCCGCGCGCGGCAAGCACGTCATCGACCGCTGCAACCTGACGATCCTCCTCGTGCCCGGCCTGCGCGACCTGCCGGCGTGGATGGGCGAGCGGGGCGTCGAGGTGGTCTGCTCGCTGCCGCACTGGAGAAAGCGCGGCACCGACGCCCAGCGCGGCGACGGCACGTGGGAGAAGTCGCTCGAGGCGCTCCATCTCCTGAACGAGGCGGGCTACGGCGCGGGAGATCCGCGCCGCCGGCTGACGCTCGTGTCGAACCCCGTCGGCGCTTTCCTCCCCGCGAACCAGCACGCCACGGAGCGCGAGTGGAAAGAGGGGCTCGCCCACGAGCACGGGATCGCGTTCGACCGGCTCATCTTCCTGAACAACATGCCGATCTCGCGCTACCTCGAGTGGCTCGAGTCGAGCGGAAACCTCGCGAGCTACCTCGAGCTCCTCGTCGCGTCGTTCAACCCGGGGACGATCGACGGCCTCATGTGCAAGAACACGCTCTCGATCGGATGGGACGGCCGCGTCTACGACTGCGACTTCAACCAGATGCTCGACCTGCCCGCGCGCGGCTCCTCGAACGGCGGCTTTCACGTCCGGGATCTCGACGTTTCCGCCCTCGCGGCGCGCGAGATCGTGACGCGCCGCCACTGTTTCGGCTGCACGGCCGGAGCCGGCAGCTCGTGCGGCGGGGCGCTCGAACAGGCCTGA
- a CDS encoding DUF2752 domain-containing protein, giving the protein MSRRKILSLGTAALAAAVLFLFDPATTGFYPPCLFKTILGTQCPGCGSLRAAHQLLHGNISEAWALNKSLLIALPLAAAISLFTFLRRSSKPPV; this is encoded by the coding sequence GTGAGCCGTCGAAAGATACTGAGCCTGGGGACCGCCGCGCTCGCCGCGGCGGTCCTTTTCCTTTTCGACCCTGCGACGACGGGCTTCTACCCGCCGTGCCTCTTCAAGACCATCCTCGGAACGCAGTGTCCCGGCTGCGGCTCGCTGCGCGCCGCGCACCAGCTCCTGCACGGAAACATCAGCGAGGCATGGGCGCTCAACAAGTCGCTCCTGATCGCGCTGCCGCTTGCGGCTGCGATCTCCCTCTTCACCTTTCTAAGAAGATCTTCGAAACCCCCGGTCTGA
- a CDS encoding ribonuclease H-like domain-containing protein: MKTVVFDIETVSFPWLELDPLQREKLTRRAEDHEDFLRMKEGGALSPYTGKVIVIAMMNPESGQGKVWYEAADRREEKSEDGFFEYVGCGEREMLVEFWTALSKFEVFVSFNGRAFDGPFLSVRSAAHALSPSKNLSGYRYSVESHIDLLEVLTFYGTVSRDQWPSLHSACLAFGIPSPKSEEMHGYAVGDAYREGRLAEVAEYCRRDVEATAALFKRLETTLLPLFKR, translated from the coding sequence GTGAAGACGGTCGTCTTCGACATCGAGACGGTGTCGTTCCCGTGGCTCGAGCTGGACCCCCTCCAGAGGGAGAAGCTGACGCGCCGGGCCGAAGACCACGAGGATTTTCTTAGAATGAAAGAGGGCGGGGCCCTCTCTCCCTATACGGGCAAGGTCATCGTGATTGCGATGATGAATCCCGAGAGTGGGCAGGGAAAGGTCTGGTACGAGGCGGCGGATCGGCGCGAAGAGAAGTCAGAAGACGGATTCTTTGAATATGTCGGATGCGGTGAGCGGGAGATGCTCGTCGAGTTCTGGACGGCCCTCTCGAAGTTCGAGGTCTTCGTCTCCTTCAACGGCCGCGCCTTCGACGGACCCTTCCTTTCCGTGAGGAGCGCGGCCCACGCTCTTTCACCTTCAAAGAATCTTTCCGGCTATCGGTATTCCGTCGAATCGCATATCGACCTCCTCGAAGTGCTGACGTTTTACGGAACCGTCTCCCGTGACCAGTGGCCCTCCCTTCACTCCGCCTGCCTCGCGTTCGGCATCCCCTCGCCGAAGAGCGAGGAGATGCACGGCTACGCCGTGGGTGACGCGTATCGCGAGGGGCGGCTCGCCGAGGTAGCCGAGTACTGCCGGCGCGACGTGGAAGCGACGGCGGCCCTCTTCAAGCGCCTCGAGACGACGCTGCTGCCGCTGTTCAAGCGCTGA
- the ada gene encoding bifunctional DNA-binding transcriptional regulator/O6-methylguanine-DNA methyltransferase Ada: MPAPSSPDPRAAWKAVVSRDASEDGRFVFAVATTGVYCRPSCAARRPNRENVRFFAGPGEAEAAGFRACLRCRPATTEPPEAVRAVRRAVAFLEAHADESVPLATLARVAGLSPFHFQRTFKKLLGVTPKRYADAQRADRLKALLKDGAPVASASFEAGYGSSSRAYANAPRHLGTTPARYARGGKGLHVRFATVPTPLGRLLVAATERGVCAVTLGDSERALEAGLRSEYPEALIEKAPAALAAWTERIARSLAEAVDLSSIPLDLRATTFQRRVWEALRAVPRGETRSYSQLAAAIGRPSAARAVASACAHNPAALVVPCHRIVRNDGALGGYRWGVARKRELLKRESGRP, translated from the coding sequence ATGCCCGCGCCGTCCTCCCCCGACCCCCGCGCCGCCTGGAAGGCCGTGGTTTCCCGCGACGCCTCCGAGGACGGCCGCTTCGTCTTCGCCGTCGCGACGACCGGCGTCTACTGCCGGCCGTCCTGCGCGGCCCGCCGCCCGAACCGCGAAAACGTGCGCTTCTTCGCCGGGCCCGGCGAGGCCGAGGCCGCCGGCTTCCGCGCCTGCCTGCGCTGCAGGCCCGCAACGACCGAGCCGCCCGAAGCCGTGCGCGCCGTCCGGCGGGCCGTCGCGTTCCTCGAGGCGCACGCCGACGAGAGCGTCCCGCTCGCGACGCTCGCGCGCGTGGCGGGCCTCTCGCCCTTCCACTTCCAGAGGACGTTCAAGAAGCTCCTCGGCGTCACGCCGAAGCGCTACGCCGACGCGCAGCGCGCCGACCGGCTCAAGGCGCTCCTGAAGGACGGGGCGCCCGTCGCCTCCGCGAGCTTCGAGGCCGGGTACGGCTCGTCCAGCCGCGCGTACGCGAACGCCCCACGCCACCTCGGGACGACTCCCGCGCGCTACGCGCGCGGCGGCAAGGGCCTGCACGTCCGATTCGCAACCGTCCCGACCCCGCTCGGGCGGCTCCTCGTCGCGGCGACGGAACGCGGCGTTTGCGCCGTGACGCTCGGCGACTCGGAGCGCGCGCTCGAGGCGGGCCTCCGAAGCGAGTACCCCGAGGCCCTGATCGAGAAGGCGCCCGCCGCGCTCGCGGCGTGGACGGAGCGCATCGCGCGGTCGCTGGCGGAGGCCGTCGACCTCTCGTCGATCCCGCTCGACCTGCGCGCGACGACGTTCCAGCGGCGCGTGTGGGAAGCGCTGCGCGCAGTCCCGCGCGGCGAGACGCGCTCGTACTCCCAGCTCGCGGCCGCGATCGGCCGGCCCTCGGCCGCGCGCGCCGTCGCCTCGGCCTGCGCACACAACCCGGCGGCCCTCGTCGTCCCGTGCCACCGTATCGTGAGGAACGACGGCGCCCTCGGCGGCTACCGATGGGGGGTCGCACGCAAGCGCGAGCTCCTGAAACGCGAGAGCGGGCGGCCCTGA
- the nadA gene encoding quinolinate synthase NadA yields MSRMSAIDSRSLEAEIRRLKKERNAIVLAHYYQESEIQDLADFVGDSLELARRGKEATESVIAFAGVHFMAETSKILTPEKTVVVPDLEAGCSLADGCPAPLFAEWLKKFPGHTVVSYINCSAGVKALSDVIVTSSSAEVILRQIPDPVVFAPDRNLAAWLEKKLGRKFVVWPGTCVVHETFSEQKLLDLVARHPEAEVIAHPECEPRILAHAAFVASTSGLLKRVVGSPKQAFIVATEEGILHQMRLAAPGKTLIPAPPVADCSCNTCPHMKRNTLEKLARCLRDLAPQIEVPEAVRLPAKKAIDRMLEMTAGQTLAPAGARS; encoded by the coding sequence ATGAGCCGCATGAGTGCGATCGATTCTCGTTCCCTCGAGGCGGAGATCCGGCGCCTGAAGAAGGAGCGGAACGCGATCGTCCTCGCGCATTACTACCAGGAGTCCGAGATCCAGGACCTCGCCGACTTCGTGGGCGACTCGCTCGAGCTCGCCCGCCGCGGCAAGGAGGCGACGGAGTCCGTCATCGCCTTCGCGGGCGTCCACTTCATGGCCGAGACGTCGAAGATCCTGACGCCGGAGAAGACGGTCGTCGTGCCGGACCTCGAGGCGGGCTGCTCGCTCGCGGACGGCTGCCCGGCGCCGCTCTTCGCCGAGTGGCTGAAGAAATTCCCGGGCCACACGGTCGTCAGCTACATCAACTGTTCGGCCGGCGTGAAGGCCCTGTCGGACGTCATCGTGACGTCTTCGTCCGCCGAGGTCATCCTCAGGCAGATCCCCGACCCCGTCGTCTTCGCGCCGGACCGCAACCTCGCGGCCTGGCTCGAGAAGAAGCTCGGCCGGAAGTTCGTCGTCTGGCCGGGGACGTGCGTCGTCCACGAGACGTTCTCGGAGCAGAAGCTCCTCGACCTCGTGGCGCGCCACCCGGAGGCCGAGGTCATCGCGCACCCCGAATGCGAGCCGCGCATCCTCGCGCACGCCGCGTTCGTCGCGTCGACGTCCGGCCTCCTCAAGCGCGTCGTCGGGTCTCCGAAGCAGGCGTTCATCGTCGCGACCGAGGAGGGGATCCTCCACCAGATGCGCCTCGCGGCGCCCGGCAAGACGCTCATCCCGGCGCCGCCGGTTGCGGACTGCTCCTGCAACACCTGCCCGCACATGAAGCGCAACACGCTCGAGAAGCTCGCCCGGTGCCTGCGCGACCTCGCGCCGCAGATCGAGGTGCCCGAGGCCGTCCGCCTCCCGGCGAAGAAGGCGATCGACCGCATGCTCGAGATGACGGCGGGGCAGACGCTCGCGCCGGCCGGCGCGCGGTCTTGA
- a CDS encoding SpoIIE family protein phosphatase yields the protein MSARLPRVSLFGGFALLGAGLAAAFAVLPEWRVVPPRPSNAVESARAAMRDAGATLAKPALVFEARPNLASEFERAYRRLGADARTYLETTGGAFAWTVKGAVSVPGGGAGPVEIALSPDGSVQSVDWSPEGSIFEGPDEKTRAARRAFAAKLEDLVRGGRRRAGEELAFPATNVMVRIQPLESAPGAPAENVQTLESGGIKLSVSRRLRDPEAPRHFNAQGLARRLYKFIPSLVVFLAVGVAFGLLLYRRRLGFRIAIFLATLALLYEVLGGVSGEDLSAGGFVAFAIGIRIFSLLYLLALWAVAESLLRDTVPGFTTSLDSFVARRLGPRGGVAILSGLGAGAATIGITLLAFAAAALAAPHGAWPTGPSFAYPLFQTQKGPFYEGTFDAALFVLFVALLRFVLPRRWAGTAGAILFALYLSSAMPLAPWGAGLALCLLYALVFRSVFDAHGLAALLVAAVSSALLRDALVACRALDGNALAALATVLPLAAIAAAGVIGWMRPDSEDEGRLDAPEYVRRLESERRVKYEMDLLSRMQLSLLPEKPPAVEGLDLAVKTVLATEAGGDLFDFVVDDAGTLWIAAGDVSGHGYSCGIQQAMVMAALSSLVKAGRKPSEILVEIDRVLRMGRSGRLFTSVALLSLDPRTGKGLLANAGHPYPLLLEEGGCREITGSGLPLGQGPKRTYDDIPVDLPKGGVLILASDGLYEGPDLVDVPYGYDRPRDVLTAVSLWRRPAEAIVEALFADWRRHVGEGTPADDTTILVIKRPLF from the coding sequence TTGAGCGCCCGCCTCCCGCGCGTCTCGCTCTTCGGAGGCTTCGCCCTCCTGGGGGCCGGCCTCGCCGCGGCGTTCGCCGTCCTGCCCGAGTGGCGGGTCGTGCCACCGCGCCCCTCGAATGCGGTGGAGTCCGCGCGCGCCGCGATGCGTGATGCGGGGGCGACGCTCGCGAAACCGGCTCTCGTCTTCGAGGCGCGCCCGAACCTCGCGTCGGAGTTCGAGCGGGCCTACCGCAGGCTGGGCGCGGACGCGCGGACGTACCTCGAGACCACGGGCGGGGCCTTCGCGTGGACGGTGAAGGGCGCCGTGTCGGTTCCGGGGGGCGGCGCGGGCCCCGTCGAGATCGCCCTCTCGCCCGACGGCTCGGTTCAGTCGGTGGACTGGTCGCCCGAGGGCTCCATCTTCGAGGGGCCCGACGAGAAGACGCGCGCCGCGCGGCGCGCGTTCGCCGCGAAGCTCGAGGACCTCGTGCGCGGCGGCCGGAGAAGGGCCGGTGAGGAGCTGGCCTTTCCTGCGACGAACGTCATGGTCCGCATCCAGCCGCTCGAGTCCGCGCCCGGCGCCCCGGCCGAGAACGTGCAGACGCTGGAGTCCGGCGGGATCAAGCTGTCCGTCTCGCGCCGGCTGCGCGATCCGGAGGCGCCGAGGCACTTCAACGCCCAGGGGCTCGCGCGGCGCCTGTACAAGTTCATCCCGTCTCTCGTCGTCTTCCTCGCCGTGGGGGTCGCGTTCGGCCTCCTCCTCTACCGGCGCCGCCTCGGGTTCCGGATCGCGATCTTCCTCGCGACGCTGGCGCTCCTCTACGAGGTGCTCGGCGGCGTCTCGGGCGAGGATCTCTCGGCGGGGGGCTTCGTCGCGTTCGCGATCGGGATCCGGATCTTCTCGCTGCTCTACCTCCTCGCGCTCTGGGCCGTCGCCGAGTCGCTGCTCCGCGACACGGTGCCCGGGTTCACGACGAGCCTCGATTCCTTCGTCGCCCGGCGGCTCGGGCCGCGCGGGGGCGTCGCGATCCTGTCGGGGCTCGGAGCGGGCGCGGCGACGATCGGGATCACGCTCCTCGCGTTCGCGGCGGCCGCCCTCGCGGCACCGCACGGCGCGTGGCCGACGGGCCCGTCGTTCGCGTACCCGCTCTTCCAGACCCAGAAGGGGCCGTTCTACGAGGGCACGTTCGACGCGGCGCTCTTCGTCCTGTTCGTCGCGCTCCTGCGGTTCGTTTTGCCGCGCCGGTGGGCGGGGACGGCCGGAGCGATCCTGTTCGCGCTGTATCTCTCGTCCGCGATGCCGCTCGCGCCGTGGGGCGCGGGCCTTGCGCTTTGCCTCCTCTACGCGCTCGTCTTCCGCAGCGTGTTCGATGCGCACGGCCTCGCGGCCCTCCTCGTCGCCGCCGTCTCGTCGGCGCTCCTGAGGGACGCGCTCGTCGCGTGCCGCGCCCTCGACGGGAACGCGCTCGCGGCTCTCGCCACCGTGCTCCCTCTCGCTGCGATCGCCGCGGCCGGAGTCATCGGCTGGATGCGGCCCGACTCCGAGGACGAGGGCCGTCTCGACGCGCCCGAGTACGTGCGGCGGCTCGAGTCCGAGCGGCGCGTGAAGTACGAGATGGACCTTCTCTCGCGGATGCAGCTCTCGCTGCTGCCCGAGAAGCCCCCCGCGGTCGAGGGGCTCGACCTCGCCGTCAAGACCGTCCTCGCGACGGAGGCGGGCGGGGATCTCTTCGACTTCGTCGTCGACGATGCGGGCACGCTCTGGATCGCGGCGGGCGACGTCTCCGGGCACGGGTACTCGTGCGGCATCCAGCAGGCGATGGTCATGGCCGCCCTCTCGAGCCTCGTGAAGGCCGGGCGCAAGCCGTCGGAGATCCTCGTCGAGATCGACCGCGTGCTCCGCATGGGGCGCAGCGGGCGTCTCTTCACGTCCGTCGCGCTCCTGAGCCTCGACCCGCGGACGGGGAAGGGCCTCCTCGCGAACGCGGGGCACCCGTACCCGCTGCTGCTCGAAGAGGGCGGGTGCCGCGAGATCACGGGCTCGGGGCTGCCGCTCGGTCAGGGTCCGAAGCGCACGTACGACGACATCCCGGTCGACCTCCCGAAGGGCGGCGTCCTCATCCTCGCATCGGACGGGCTCTACGAGGGGCCGGACCTCGTCGACGTGCCTTACGGTTACGACCGGCCGCGCGACGTGCTGACCGCGGTCAGCCTCTGGCGCCGCCCCGCGGAGGCGATCGTCGAGGCTCTGTTCGCGGACTGGCGGCGGCACGTGGGCGAGGGCACGCCCGCGGACGACACGACGATCCTGGTCATCAAGCGTCCGCTCTTCTGA
- a CDS encoding CoA transferase, producing the protein MRRPPLDGVVVLDLSRVLAGPLATMLLADLGARVIKVEEPHGGDVSRSWKPPALDGEAAYYLSVNRRKESAAVDLGTPEGQEFVRRWAAKADVLVENFLPGALEKRGLGVASLRALNPRLVACSISGAGDEGPQAGDPGFDLLAQGATGLMSITGPAEGAPHKIGVALVDVLAGWAALAEILAALHARERDGIGAHVKTNLVSTGLAALVNVAGSALVTGREATRHGNSHATIEPYRAFEASDGGFLLAVGTDRQFEVLCERVIGRPDLVANPRFATNAGRVSNRAELVPILEKVFARESQATWLARAREAALPAGPVLGVLEALHAAGARARERPRHGARRAEGAHRPSALLPRRILRSAAAAPPRLGEDTERLFAEVGLVAPRQLVSVRTNIFTDSTAFP; encoded by the coding sequence ATGCGCAGGCCGCCCCTCGACGGCGTCGTCGTCCTCGATCTCTCCCGCGTCCTCGCGGGGCCGCTCGCGACGATGCTCCTCGCGGATCTCGGCGCGCGCGTGATCAAGGTCGAGGAACCGCACGGCGGCGACGTCTCGCGCAGCTGGAAGCCGCCGGCTCTCGACGGCGAGGCGGCGTACTACCTCTCGGTGAACCGGCGCAAGGAGTCGGCGGCCGTCGACCTCGGCACGCCGGAGGGACAGGAGTTCGTCCGGCGCTGGGCGGCGAAGGCCGACGTCCTCGTCGAGAACTTCCTCCCGGGCGCGCTCGAGAAACGCGGACTCGGCGTCGCGTCGCTGCGCGCTCTCAACCCGCGCCTCGTCGCGTGCTCGATCTCGGGGGCCGGTGACGAGGGCCCGCAGGCCGGCGACCCCGGATTCGATCTCCTCGCGCAGGGCGCCACGGGCCTCATGTCGATCACGGGGCCCGCGGAAGGCGCCCCTCACAAGATCGGCGTCGCGCTCGTGGACGTCCTCGCGGGGTGGGCCGCGCTCGCGGAGATCCTCGCGGCGCTCCACGCCCGCGAACGCGACGGGATCGGCGCGCACGTGAAGACGAATCTCGTCTCGACGGGCCTTGCGGCGCTCGTCAACGTGGCCGGCTCGGCGCTCGTGACGGGGCGCGAGGCGACGCGCCACGGAAACTCGCACGCCACGATCGAGCCCTACCGTGCGTTCGAGGCGTCGGACGGGGGCTTCCTGCTCGCGGTCGGGACGGACCGGCAGTTCGAGGTCCTCTGCGAAAGGGTCATCGGGCGGCCGGACCTGGTTGCGAATCCGCGATTCGCCACGAATGCGGGACGCGTCTCGAACCGCGCGGAGCTCGTTCCGATCCTCGAAAAAGTCTTCGCGCGGGAGTCCCAGGCCACGTGGCTCGCACGCGCCCGCGAGGCCGCTCTTCCCGCCGGGCCCGTGCTCGGCGTCCTCGAGGCTCTTCACGCCGCAGGCGCGCGCGCTCGGGAGCGTCCTCGTCACGGAGCGCGACGGGCGGAAGGTGCCCACCGTCCGTCCGCCCTTCTTCCTCGAAGGATTCTCCGATCCGCCGCAGCGGCCCCGCCGCGTCTCGGCGAGGACACGGAGAGGCTCTTCGCCGAGGTCGGCCTCGTCGCGCCGCGTCAGCTCGTGAGCGTGCGGACGAACATCTTCACCGACTCGACTGCGTTCCCATAG
- a CDS encoding ATP-binding protein, whose protein sequence is MKVAFIGTHGVGKTTLCYDLAAALKKRDLTVELVREVARECPLPINQETTLKAQSWILHTQIAWELQAEAKADVVFCDRAVLDNYCYMKRAFTGAPEEAVLEGLVRSWTRSYDALFKVPIVGDPRFDGVRDTDLAFQHEIDRSIQQILAVWGVPHVVLDPARRADWSQNVLDTLLPRLKPQELLFPELDKPLNGVRAG, encoded by the coding sequence ATGAAGGTCGCGTTCATCGGCACCCACGGGGTCGGAAAAACCACGCTCTGCTACGACCTCGCCGCGGCGTTGAAGAAGCGGGACCTCACCGTCGAGCTCGTCCGCGAGGTCGCCCGCGAGTGCCCGCTCCCGATCAACCAGGAGACGACGCTCAAGGCGCAGTCCTGGATCCTCCACACCCAGATCGCGTGGGAGCTGCAGGCCGAGGCGAAGGCCGACGTCGTGTTCTGCGACCGTGCGGTCCTCGACAACTACTGCTACATGAAGCGCGCGTTCACCGGCGCCCCCGAGGAGGCGGTTCTCGAGGGCCTCGTCCGGAGCTGGACGCGCTCGTACGACGCCCTCTTCAAGGTGCCGATCGTGGGCGACCCCCGGTTCGACGGGGTGCGCGACACGGACCTCGCCTTCCAGCACGAGATCGACCGCTCGATCCAGCAGATTCTCGCCGTGTGGGGCGTGCCCCACGTCGTGCTCGATCCCGCGCGGCGCGCCGACTGGTCCCAGAACGTCCTCGACACACTGCTTCCGCGGCTGAAGCCGCAGGAGCTTCTGTTCCCGGAGCTCGACAAACCCCTGAACGGCGTCCGCGCCGGCTGA
- a CDS encoding alpha/beta fold hydrolase: MTAHRFRLRRAAAALAAVAFLTASPAAAAKKKRKAPEPTAVPRPPDPARVTISTPDGVALAASWRPVDGNAQAPAVLLIHDFSRERRELEPLAEKLGAAGYATLAIDLRAHGESTKKSGQPIPISPRLLKDPNGFPRDVEAAAAWMKARAPKTAALGFSVGGYLALLAAARGQVDAAIVISVNEPRVAGLAGQSPPVARSLLLLACEADPGRADSAKKLEAAAQAPKRLLLLPGAAHNLAVLREHPEAEKAVFDWLSERLK; the protein is encoded by the coding sequence GTGACGGCACACCGGTTCCGCCTGCGCCGCGCGGCCGCCGCCCTGGCGGCCGTCGCGTTTCTCACGGCCTCTCCGGCCGCCGCCGCGAAGAAGAAGCGGAAGGCACCGGAGCCCACGGCCGTGCCGCGCCCGCCCGACCCGGCCCGGGTGACCATCAGCACTCCGGACGGCGTCGCGCTCGCGGCGTCGTGGCGGCCCGTCGACGGAAACGCCCAGGCGCCGGCGGTCCTGCTCATCCACGACTTCTCGCGCGAGCGGCGCGAGCTCGAGCCTCTCGCGGAAAAACTCGGCGCGGCCGGCTACGCGACGCTCGCGATCGACCTGCGCGCCCACGGCGAGTCGACGAAGAAGAGCGGACAGCCGATCCCGATTTCTCCGCGGCTCCTCAAGGATCCGAACGGCTTCCCGCGCGACGTCGAGGCGGCCGCGGCGTGGATGAAGGCGCGCGCGCCGAAGACGGCCGCGCTCGGCTTCTCGGTGGGCGGGTACCTCGCGCTCCTCGCGGCCGCGCGCGGGCAGGTGGACGCCGCGATCGTGATCTCCGTGAACGAGCCGCGCGTCGCGGGCCTCGCGGGGCAGAGTCCGCCCGTCGCGCGTTCGCTCCTGCTCCTCGCGTGCGAGGCCGACCCCGGCCGCGCCGACTCGGCGAAGAAGCTCGAGGCGGCCGCGCAGGCCCCGAAACGCCTGCTGCTCCTTCCGGGGGCCGCGCACAACCTCGCGGTCCTGCGCGAGCACCCCGAGGCCGAGAAGGCCGTTTTCGACTGGCTTTCCGAGCGCCTCAAGTAA